Proteins co-encoded in one Rudaeicoccus suwonensis genomic window:
- a CDS encoding DNA translocase FtsK, whose translation MATRPSSSTSTARATRNPKSSSGSGARSRPASGRTSTRPPAKKAAAPKARGGAKPAGGGLSLPMRAARGTWLGVAHVAGGAARSVGHSARDLEPELRRDGLGFGLIAAAVVIAAREWWGLAGPVGGVIHSVVAGTFGLGALVLPLVLLLIGIHLMRSPRGHHATNRVLLGLAMFAVSVCGITSVAKGIPQPSDGAALRRAGGIVGFMASSPVVAAVHDLGAIVLLLLLGVFSLLVMTATPVRLIPARVRQVRGRLFGEHGLSEYDEYDDEPFDAVAADVHGADIDGDRPKRRRRSAKGADAPGLDGDEAFEQAATVVPRKTRGGRILRPGERAPVNDVYDVAADLASAGAGQAAAGATGADRRPGLPPTTAIPSGGAAATAAGDSNRLPGTDESLASPDIPKKVGPKPALEAPPTAVLPPRVEQLQLAGDVTYTLPGADLLAPGTPHKTRSAANDRVVQALTDTLESFDVDAQVTGFTRGPTVTRYEVELGAGTKVERVTALSKNISYAVASADVRILSPIPGKSAIGIEIPNTDREKVSLGDVLRSQAARGNEHPMVMGVGKDVEGGYVIANLAKMPHLLVAGATGAGKSSFVNSMITSILMRSTPEEVRMVLVDPKRVELTGYEGIPHLITPIITNPKKAAEALQWVVREMDTRYDDLAAFGFKHIDDFNKAVRAGKVTPPPGSQRQMVPYPYLLVIVDELADLMMVAPRDVEESIVRITQLARAAGIHLVLATQRPSVDVVTGLIKANVPSRMAFATSSLADSRVVLDQPGAEKLIGQGDALFLPMGASKPMRVQGAWVTETEVQEVVAHVKEQLKPNYRDDVTVTAAKKEIDEDIGDDLDLLLQAAELVIRSQFGSTSMLQRKLRVGFAKAGRLMDLMESRGIVGPSEGSKARDVLVKPDDIDVTLALLRGDEVPDQPYDAALDGTDASDEDGGEDAWQLTDRRE comes from the coding sequence GTGGCTACCCGTCCGTCATCCAGCACGTCCACCGCGCGCGCGACCCGCAATCCGAAGTCGTCCAGCGGCTCGGGCGCGCGATCGCGGCCGGCGTCGGGACGCACCTCGACCCGTCCTCCGGCGAAGAAGGCGGCTGCCCCCAAGGCTCGCGGCGGAGCGAAGCCGGCCGGTGGCGGTCTGTCTCTGCCGATGCGCGCCGCCCGCGGCACCTGGTTGGGCGTCGCCCACGTCGCCGGGGGAGCAGCCCGTAGCGTTGGTCACTCAGCGAGAGACCTCGAGCCCGAACTGCGTCGCGACGGGCTCGGTTTCGGGCTCATCGCCGCCGCGGTCGTGATTGCCGCTCGCGAGTGGTGGGGCCTGGCTGGCCCTGTCGGCGGCGTCATCCACTCCGTGGTCGCGGGGACCTTCGGGCTCGGCGCGCTCGTGCTCCCGCTGGTGTTGCTGCTCATCGGCATCCATCTCATGCGTTCCCCGCGCGGGCATCACGCCACCAACCGGGTGTTGCTCGGTCTGGCGATGTTCGCGGTCTCGGTGTGCGGAATCACCAGTGTTGCCAAGGGAATTCCGCAACCGTCCGATGGTGCTGCGTTGCGCAGAGCCGGCGGCATCGTGGGATTCATGGCGTCCAGCCCAGTGGTCGCGGCCGTGCACGACCTCGGCGCGATCGTGCTTCTGCTGCTGCTGGGTGTTTTCAGCCTCCTCGTCATGACCGCGACGCCGGTGCGGCTCATCCCCGCCCGGGTGCGGCAGGTGCGTGGGCGACTGTTCGGTGAGCACGGGTTGTCGGAATACGACGAGTATGACGACGAGCCCTTCGACGCGGTGGCCGCCGACGTGCACGGCGCCGACATCGACGGCGACCGTCCCAAGCGTCGTCGCCGCTCGGCCAAGGGCGCCGACGCGCCCGGCCTCGACGGTGACGAAGCCTTCGAACAGGCCGCGACCGTCGTGCCCCGCAAGACGCGTGGTGGGCGAATCCTGCGCCCGGGTGAGCGTGCGCCGGTCAACGACGTCTACGACGTGGCGGCAGATCTCGCCTCGGCGGGCGCCGGACAGGCCGCAGCCGGTGCCACCGGCGCGGACCGTCGACCTGGCCTGCCACCGACCACCGCCATACCGTCCGGTGGTGCCGCCGCAACCGCAGCGGGCGACTCCAACCGCCTTCCCGGGACCGACGAGTCGCTGGCGAGCCCCGACATACCGAAGAAGGTCGGACCCAAACCTGCGCTCGAAGCCCCGCCGACGGCCGTCCTGCCGCCGCGCGTCGAGCAACTGCAGCTCGCCGGAGACGTGACCTACACGCTGCCCGGAGCCGATCTGCTGGCGCCCGGCACTCCGCACAAGACCAGGTCCGCCGCCAACGACCGGGTCGTGCAGGCGCTGACCGACACCCTGGAATCCTTCGACGTCGACGCCCAGGTGACCGGCTTCACCCGCGGTCCGACCGTCACGCGCTACGAGGTCGAACTCGGCGCCGGCACCAAGGTCGAGCGCGTGACGGCACTGTCCAAGAACATCTCGTATGCCGTGGCATCGGCCGACGTGCGTATCCTCAGCCCGATTCCCGGCAAATCGGCGATCGGCATCGAGATCCCCAACACCGACCGCGAGAAGGTCAGCCTCGGCGACGTGCTGCGCAGCCAGGCTGCCCGCGGCAACGAACATCCGATGGTGATGGGCGTCGGCAAGGACGTCGAGGGTGGCTACGTCATCGCCAACCTGGCCAAGATGCCGCACCTGCTGGTCGCCGGCGCGACCGGCGCCGGTAAGTCCAGCTTCGTCAACTCGATGATCACCTCGATCCTCATGCGCTCCACGCCCGAGGAGGTCCGCATGGTGCTGGTCGACCCCAAGCGGGTCGAACTCACCGGTTACGAAGGAATCCCGCACCTGATCACCCCGATCATCACCAACCCCAAGAAGGCCGCCGAGGCGCTGCAGTGGGTCGTGCGCGAGATGGACACCAGGTATGACGACCTGGCGGCCTTCGGGTTCAAGCACATCGACGACTTCAACAAGGCGGTGCGCGCGGGCAAGGTGACACCGCCGCCGGGGTCGCAGCGGCAGATGGTCCCGTACCCCTACCTGCTGGTCATCGTCGACGAGCTCGCCGACCTGATGATGGTCGCGCCGCGCGACGTCGAGGAGTCGATCGTCCGCATCACCCAGTTGGCGCGCGCGGCCGGAATCCACCTCGTGCTGGCGACGCAGCGACCGTCCGTCGACGTCGTGACCGGTCTGATCAAGGCCAACGTCCCGTCCCGTATGGCGTTTGCGACGTCCTCGCTGGCGGACTCGCGCGTCGTGCTCGACCAGCCTGGCGCCGAGAAGCTCATCGGGCAGGGCGATGCGCTCTTCCTGCCGATGGGCGCCTCCAAGCCGATGCGCGTGCAGGGCGCCTGGGTCACCGAGACCGAGGTGCAGGAGGTCGTCGCCCACGTCAAGGAGCAGTTGAAGCCCAACTACCGCGACGACGTGACGGTCACCGCTGCCAAGAAGGAGATCGACGAGGACATCGGCGACGACCTCGACCTGCTGCTGCAGGCCGCCGAACTCGTCATCCGCAGCCAGTTCGGCTCGACGTCGATGCTGCAGCGCAAGCTGCGGGTTGGTTTCGCCAAGGCCGGCCGGTTGATGGACCTCATGGAGAGCCGCGGCATCGTCGGCCCGTCCGAGGGGTCGAAGGCGCGCGACGTGCTGGTCAAACCCGACGACATCGACGTGACGCTCGCTCTGCTGCGGGGCGACGAGGTGCCCGACCAGCCGTATGACGCGGCTCTGGACGGCACCGACGCGTCGGACGAGGATGGCGGCGAAGACGCCTGGCAATTGACCGACCGTCGCGAATGA
- a CDS encoding aminotransferase class V-fold PLP-dependent enzyme: MSIAQSLRTNVADIDTTGTSDTTDATDTVQSRTPAQPRRLTIAPSGTAPSAPAQTSTTSGHSSSPIPSPIPSTGRVSGKLSSSALPRTVSHELGVPTVHRTVTDYANFDHAATTPALESVAQAVEQVQRRYGSVHRGAGYASRVTTGWFEQAREEVARFVGAREGDEVIFTRNTTDALRLLSHCLPRRTQVIAWESAHHAALLPWVAHQTTRLPVPSSAADAVELLRSALAATDGRHVLVAITGACNVTGEIWPIAELVAVAKEFGARTVLDAAQLAPHRPIDLTDLGVDWVAFSGHKLYAPYGAGVLAGQRDWLDAATPYLPAGGATAAVTARHNHWHTGPARHEGGTPNAVGAIAIAAACAALSARREIVQEHERSLQQTLREGLANIDGVTLVHALGPDRPGVGVVTFTIDGIEPGLVSQVLADEYAIAVRDGRFCAHLLCDAIIGQGQSAVRASIGLATTAEHVTRLIEGVRRLVTQGPELSYVHTDAGWTAPADPRDLSEPRPW; encoded by the coding sequence ATGAGCATCGCCCAGTCTCTCCGCACGAACGTCGCCGACATCGACACCACCGGCACCAGCGACACCACCGACGCCACCGACACCGTCCAGTCGCGCACCCCCGCTCAGCCGCGGCGGCTCACCATCGCGCCCTCGGGCACGGCGCCTTCCGCACCGGCGCAGACATCTACCACGAGCGGGCATTCCTCGTCGCCGATCCCGTCGCCGATCCCGTCGACCGGACGCGTCTCGGGCAAGCTGTCGTCGTCGGCGCTGCCGCGCACCGTCTCCCACGAACTCGGCGTCCCCACCGTGCACCGCACGGTCACCGACTACGCCAACTTCGACCATGCCGCGACCACCCCTGCCCTCGAATCCGTCGCCCAGGCCGTCGAGCAGGTGCAGCGCCGCTACGGCTCGGTGCACCGCGGCGCCGGATACGCCAGCCGCGTCACGACCGGCTGGTTCGAGCAGGCTCGCGAGGAGGTCGCCCGATTCGTCGGAGCGCGCGAGGGCGACGAGGTCATCTTCACCCGTAACACGACCGATGCGCTGCGGCTGTTGTCGCACTGTCTGCCGCGTCGCACGCAGGTCATCGCCTGGGAGTCCGCACACCACGCGGCGTTGTTGCCCTGGGTGGCCCACCAGACCACCCGCCTGCCGGTGCCGTCGAGCGCGGCCGACGCCGTCGAGTTGCTGCGCTCCGCCCTAGCCGCCACCGATGGGCGCCACGTGCTGGTCGCCATCACCGGAGCGTGCAATGTCACGGGTGAGATCTGGCCTATCGCCGAACTCGTCGCAGTGGCAAAGGAATTCGGCGCTCGCACAGTGCTCGATGCCGCACAGCTGGCACCGCACCGGCCCATCGACCTGACCGACCTCGGCGTCGACTGGGTCGCGTTCTCCGGCCACAAGCTCTACGCACCGTATGGCGCAGGCGTGCTCGCCGGACAACGCGACTGGCTCGACGCGGCCACGCCATACCTGCCGGCGGGTGGCGCCACGGCCGCAGTGACCGCCCGGCACAATCACTGGCACACCGGGCCCGCCCGCCACGAAGGCGGCACTCCGAACGCAGTGGGCGCGATCGCGATCGCCGCCGCCTGCGCGGCATTGAGCGCACGCCGCGAGATCGTGCAGGAACACGAGCGCTCACTGCAGCAGACCCTGCGCGAGGGCCTTGCAAACATCGACGGCGTCACCCTCGTGCACGCACTCGGCCCCGACCGGCCCGGCGTGGGGGTCGTGACCTTCACCATCGACGGCATCGAGCCCGGGCTGGTCTCGCAGGTTCTGGCCGACGAGTACGCCATTGCGGTGCGCGACGGCCGCTTCTGCGCACACCTGCTGTGTGACGCGATCATCGGTCAGGGCCAGTCGGCGGTGCGCGCGAGCATCGGCCTGGCAACGACAGCCGAGCACGTGACGCGACTGATCGAGGGGGTGCGTCGGCTGGTGACGCAAGGCCCCGAGCTGTCCTATGTCCACACCGACGCCGGCTGGACCGCACCGGCCGACCCCCGCGACCTGAGCGAACCCCGCCCCTGGTGA
- a CDS encoding transglycosylase family protein yields the protein MNLSTNTSTKTRIIGIGVAGAAVVGATGLATAGDAHAASGSVWNAVAQCESGGNWSINTGNGFYGGLQFTHSTWIGFGGGAYASNANLATPSQQIAIAERVLASQGPGAWPVCSVRAGLTRSNGSGSGYTPPAGTATPKQQTYSAPKKSTTVRKSESSARATTKVELSGKTLTVKAGDTLSGLAQTYHVSGGWQALFAANKGTVNNPNLIFVGQHLQLPA from the coding sequence ATGAACCTCAGCACCAACACGTCCACCAAGACCCGCATCATCGGCATCGGGGTTGCCGGCGCAGCAGTCGTCGGAGCGACCGGCCTGGCGACCGCGGGCGACGCCCACGCCGCGTCCGGCAGTGTCTGGAATGCGGTCGCGCAGTGCGAGAGCGGTGGCAACTGGTCCATCAACACCGGCAACGGCTTCTACGGTGGCCTGCAGTTCACGCACTCGACCTGGATCGGCTTCGGCGGCGGCGCCTACGCCTCCAACGCCAACCTGGCCACCCCGTCGCAGCAGATCGCGATCGCCGAGCGTGTTTTGGCCTCCCAGGGCCCCGGCGCCTGGCCGGTCTGCTCGGTTCGCGCCGGTCTGACCCGCAGCAACGGCTCGGGTTCGGGCTACACACCGCCGGCCGGCACCGCGACGCCGAAGCAGCAGACCTACTCGGCACCGAAGAAGTCCACGACGGTGCGCAAGAGCGAGTCCAGCGCACGCGCGACCACCAAGGTCGAGCTGTCCGGCAAGACGCTCACCGTCAAGGCCGGCGACACCCTCAGCGGGCTGGCACAGACTTATCACGTGTCGGGCGGATGGCAGGCATTGTTCGCAGCCAACAAGGGCACGGTCAACAACCCGAACCTGATCTTCGTGGGCCAGCACCTGCAGCTGCCTGCCTGA
- a CDS encoding ribonuclease J has protein sequence MSHPHPELGPPPPLPEGGVRVVPLGGLGEVGRNMTVLEYAGKLLIVDCGVLFPEDHPGVDLILPDFEYIQDRLDDIQAIVLTHGHEDHIGAVPYLLRLKPDIPLIGSTLTLALIEAKLKEHRITPYTLGVKEGQREQVGDFDCEFVAVNHSIPDALAVCVRTPGGTLLITGDFKMDQLPLDGRITDLRSFARIGEEGVDLFLTDSTNAEVPGFTTPERDITPAIERVFQQAQRRIIVACFSSHVHRVQQVMDAAYKHHRKVALVGRSMVRNMTIARDLGYLAVPDGVLVDVKKLDDLADDKIVLVCTGSQGEPMAALSRMANRDHRIDVGDGDTILMASSLIPGNENAVYRVINGLMRLGAKVVHKGNALVHVSGHASAGELLYCYNIVRPKNVMPIHGEWRHLVANADLAVQTGVARERVVLAEDGVVVDLVDGKASIAGAVPCGYVYVDGSLVGTTDETMLKDRRILRDEGFVTIIVVRDAATGKLAAGPEIQTRGFAEDEAVFDAVRPKLEAALDEAREKGITDSYQLQQVIRRAVGGFVGGKLRRRPMIIPIVIDA, from the coding sequence GTGAGTCATCCCCACCCCGAGCTCGGTCCGCCCCCACCCCTGCCGGAAGGCGGCGTCCGCGTCGTGCCGCTCGGTGGTCTGGGCGAGGTCGGTCGCAACATGACCGTGCTGGAGTACGCCGGGAAGCTGCTGATCGTCGACTGCGGCGTGCTCTTCCCCGAGGATCACCCAGGGGTCGACCTGATCCTGCCGGATTTCGAGTACATCCAGGATCGTCTCGACGACATCCAGGCCATCGTGCTCACACACGGCCACGAGGATCACATCGGCGCCGTGCCCTATCTGTTGCGGCTCAAGCCGGACATCCCGCTCATCGGATCCACCCTGACGCTGGCCCTGATCGAGGCCAAGCTCAAGGAGCACCGCATCACGCCATACACGCTGGGGGTCAAGGAGGGTCAGCGTGAGCAGGTCGGCGACTTCGACTGCGAGTTCGTCGCGGTCAACCACTCGATCCCCGACGCGCTCGCGGTCTGTGTGCGCACCCCCGGCGGCACCTTGCTGATCACCGGTGACTTCAAGATGGACCAGTTGCCGTTGGACGGCCGGATCACCGACCTGCGGTCCTTCGCGCGGATCGGCGAGGAAGGCGTCGACCTGTTCCTCACCGACTCCACCAACGCAGAGGTGCCCGGATTCACCACCCCGGAACGCGACATCACGCCGGCCATCGAGCGGGTCTTCCAGCAGGCGCAGCGCCGGATCATCGTGGCCTGTTTCTCCTCCCACGTGCACCGCGTGCAACAGGTGATGGATGCGGCATACAAACACCACCGCAAGGTCGCGCTGGTCGGCCGGTCGATGGTGCGCAACATGACGATCGCCCGCGACCTGGGTTATCTCGCCGTGCCGGACGGCGTGCTCGTCGACGTCAAGAAGCTGGACGACCTGGCCGACGACAAGATCGTGCTCGTCTGCACCGGTTCGCAGGGCGAGCCGATGGCGGCACTGTCACGTATGGCGAATCGCGATCACCGCATCGACGTCGGTGACGGCGACACGATCCTGATGGCGTCCTCACTGATTCCGGGCAACGAGAACGCCGTCTACCGCGTGATCAACGGGCTGATGCGCCTCGGCGCCAAGGTCGTGCACAAGGGCAACGCGCTGGTGCACGTCTCCGGCCATGCCAGCGCGGGGGAGTTGCTCTACTGCTACAACATCGTCCGTCCCAAGAACGTCATGCCGATCCACGGTGAATGGCGGCATCTCGTCGCCAATGCCGACCTCGCGGTGCAGACGGGGGTGGCGCGTGAGCGCGTCGTGCTCGCCGAGGACGGCGTCGTGGTCGACCTGGTCGACGGCAAGGCGTCGATCGCCGGTGCCGTGCCGTGTGGGTACGTGTATGTCGACGGCTCTCTCGTCGGGACGACCGACGAGACGATGCTCAAGGACCGCCGCATCCTGCGCGACGAAGGCTTCGTGACGATCATCGTCGTGCGTGACGCAGCAACCGGAAAGCTCGCCGCGGGTCCGGAGATCCAAACCCGCGGATTCGCCGAGGACGAGGCCGTTTTCGACGCGGTGCGCCCCAAGCTGGAAGCCGCCCTCGACGAAGCGCGCGAGAAGGGCATCACCGACAGCTACCAGTTGCAGCAGGTGATCCGGCGCGCTGTCGGTGGATTCGTCGGCGGCAAGTTGCGCCGTCGCCCGATGATCATCCCGATCGTCATCGACGCGTGA
- the dapA gene encoding 4-hydroxy-tetrahydrodipicolinate synthase — protein MTSTPFGRMITAMVTPMHSDGSIDFDSLQRLASHLADNGHDGLVVNGTTGESATTTDQENIDTVRAVVEAVGDRVRVTAGVGTNDTAHSVAAAQALASVGAHAVLIVTPYYNKPTQDGVIAHFRAVAQSTGLPAMAYDIPGRTGTALASDTIRRLAEIDEVVAVKDAKGDLFAASELMAQTGLLWFSGDDPLNLAWLAQGASGLVSVVGHVAGRQYAELIAAVDRGDLQRAREIHTGLIPLVDALMNTSQGAIMAKAALLELGVIESDFVRLPLLPATDEHRAKLRAALETIKS, from the coding sequence ATGACCTCGACGCCTTTCGGCCGGATGATCACCGCGATGGTGACGCCCATGCACAGCGATGGTTCGATCGACTTCGACAGCCTGCAGCGCCTCGCGAGCCACCTGGCCGACAACGGCCACGACGGTCTGGTCGTCAACGGAACCACCGGCGAGTCGGCCACCACCACCGACCAGGAGAACATCGACACCGTCCGCGCGGTCGTCGAGGCCGTCGGTGACCGGGTGCGCGTCACTGCCGGAGTGGGCACCAATGACACCGCGCACTCCGTTGCGGCCGCCCAGGCCCTCGCCTCCGTCGGCGCGCACGCGGTCCTGATCGTCACGCCGTACTACAACAAGCCCACCCAGGACGGCGTCATCGCGCACTTCCGGGCTGTTGCACAGTCGACGGGTCTGCCCGCGATGGCCTACGACATACCGGGCCGCACCGGCACCGCCCTGGCGAGCGACACGATCCGGCGACTCGCCGAGATCGACGAGGTCGTCGCGGTCAAGGACGCCAAGGGCGACCTGTTCGCGGCGAGCGAACTGATGGCGCAGACCGGTCTGTTGTGGTTCTCCGGAGACGACCCGCTCAACCTCGCCTGGCTTGCACAGGGCGCATCCGGCCTCGTCAGCGTCGTCGGGCACGTCGCCGGACGGCAGTATGCCGAGCTGATCGCGGCCGTCGATCGTGGCGACCTGCAGCGCGCCCGCGAGATCCACACCGGGCTGATCCCGCTGGTCGATGCGCTGATGAACACCAGCCAGGGAGCGATCATGGCAAAGGCCGCGCTGCTCGAACTCGGCGTCATCGAGTCCGACTTCGTGCGGCTGCCGCTGCTGCCCGCCACCGACGAACACCGCGCGAAATTGCGCGCCGCGCTAGAGACCATCAAGTCATAG
- a CDS encoding thymidylate synthase → MKQFHDLLERVLADGVTKEDRTGTGTKSVFGHQMRFDLATGFPAMTTKKLHMRSIIGELLWFLRGDTNVAWLHERGITIWDEWADENGDLGPIYGHQWRSWPTPDGRSVDQIARLIDGLRRNPDSRRHIVSAWNVADVDDMALPPCHTMFQFYVGDTAPDGRRRLSCQLYQRSADIFLGVPFNIVSYALLTAMVAQVTDLVPGEFVHTIGDAHLYLNHVDQARLQLTRSPGPLPTLVLNPQVRDIDAFDLADVRLEGYVAAPSIKAPIAV, encoded by the coding sequence ATGAAGCAGTTTCACGACCTGCTTGAGCGGGTACTGGCCGACGGCGTGACAAAGGAAGACCGCACCGGCACCGGCACGAAGTCGGTTTTCGGGCATCAGATGCGCTTCGACCTGGCGACGGGTTTCCCGGCGATGACCACCAAGAAGCTGCACATGCGCTCGATCATCGGAGAGTTGCTGTGGTTCCTGCGGGGTGACACCAATGTGGCTTGGTTGCACGAGCGCGGCATCACGATCTGGGACGAGTGGGCCGACGAAAATGGCGACCTTGGGCCGATCTACGGCCACCAGTGGCGGTCCTGGCCGACCCCCGACGGCCGTTCGGTCGACCAGATCGCCCGGCTGATCGATGGCCTGCGTCGCAATCCGGACTCCCGGCGGCACATCGTGTCGGCGTGGAATGTCGCCGATGTCGACGACATGGCGCTGCCGCCGTGCCACACGATGTTCCAGTTCTACGTCGGCGACACCGCCCCGGACGGCCGGCGGCGTCTGTCCTGCCAGTTGTACCAACGGTCGGCCGACATCTTCCTCGGCGTGCCGTTCAACATCGTGTCGTATGCGCTGCTGACCGCGATGGTCGCGCAGGTCACCGACCTGGTGCCCGGCGAGTTCGTGCACACCATCGGTGATGCCCACCTCTACCTCAACCACGTCGATCAGGCTCGGCTGCAGCTGACCCGCTCCCCCGGACCGCTGCCGACGCTCGTCCTCAACCCGCAGGTGCGCGACATCGATGCCTTTGATCTAGCCGATGTACGACTCGAGGGGTATGTCGCAGCACCTTCTATCAAGGCCCCGATCGCAGTATGA
- a CDS encoding dihydrofolate reductase — protein sequence MTITFIAAVARNGVVGRDGQMPWRIPGEQKGFKAATMGHPMVMGRRTFDSHGLLPGRRHIVLTRDPDWSADGVEVAHSVDEALFLAGDDDLFVTGGAQIWEAFAGLADRMLLSEIPLEPEGDTTFPGWPFTDSPVWREASRESHDGWVVVTYERHRPRTQVEIGPRVARSGSRIKVGASCAIRDGDRLLLTRREDNGLWCLPGGGVDAGETWSEAAVREVREETGLHVEIDGVLAAYSNPDVVVVYADGNRNAIFGVCFRAHVARGAAGLSDEVTEVAWLTEADVTRLPIVPAHRSLVRAAFQPPVTPTIFD from the coding sequence ATGACGATCACCTTCATCGCCGCGGTCGCCCGCAACGGCGTCGTGGGTCGCGACGGGCAGATGCCGTGGCGGATCCCCGGCGAGCAGAAGGGGTTCAAAGCCGCCACCATGGGCCATCCCATGGTGATGGGCCGGCGCACCTTCGACTCGCACGGGCTGTTGCCCGGCCGCAGGCACATCGTGCTGACCCGCGATCCCGACTGGTCCGCGGACGGCGTCGAGGTCGCGCACTCGGTGGACGAGGCACTCTTCCTTGCCGGCGACGACGACTTGTTCGTGACGGGTGGCGCGCAGATATGGGAGGCCTTCGCCGGACTCGCCGACCGCATGCTGTTGTCCGAGATACCCCTGGAACCCGAGGGCGACACGACGTTCCCGGGCTGGCCGTTCACGGATTCGCCAGTATGGCGGGAGGCGTCGCGCGAATCGCACGACGGCTGGGTTGTCGTCACCTATGAGCGACACCGCCCGCGCACACAGGTCGAGATCGGCCCCCGCGTCGCGCGGTCGGGATCTCGCATCAAGGTGGGCGCATCGTGCGCCATACGTGACGGGGACCGGCTGCTCCTGACCCGCCGGGAGGACAACGGATTATGGTGCCTTCCCGGTGGCGGCGTCGACGCTGGTGAGACCTGGTCGGAGGCTGCGGTCCGGGAGGTGCGCGAGGAGACCGGTCTGCACGTCGAGATCGACGGAGTGCTCGCCGCCTACAGCAATCCGGATGTCGTGGTGGTCTATGCCGACGGCAACCGCAATGCCATCTTCGGCGTGTGCTTCCGAGCGCATGTCGCGCGGGGCGCGGCTGGCTTGTCCGACGAGGTGACAGAGGTCGCCTGGCTCACCGAAGCCGACGTCACCCGCCTGCCGATCGTGCCGGCACACCGCTCGCTCGTGCGCGCAGCGTTCCAGCCGCCAGTCACACCAACGATTTTCGACTGA